From Metasolibacillus fluoroglycofenilyticus, the proteins below share one genomic window:
- a CDS encoding histidine phosphatase family protein, whose amino-acid sequence MTTIGFIRHGITAWNKEGREQGRLDIPLHQEGIIAAQMLAKRIANEQWDAIFTSPLARAQQTAEIIAKQHGNIPLWIDARLCEIGTGMIEGTTEQERIAKWGIHWQNVELGIEPEQEVIARCEAFLQYIQQQFPTECILVVSHGDLLQQFLQLLLPKHNLPRMHNTALTVIELTKSENKLLLFNYTGH is encoded by the coding sequence ATGACGACAATTGGCTTTATCCGACATGGTATTACCGCATGGAATAAAGAGGGGCGGGAGCAAGGACGGCTAGACATCCCTTTACATCAAGAGGGTATCATTGCGGCACAAATGTTAGCTAAAAGAATTGCTAATGAGCAATGGGACGCCATTTTTACAAGCCCTCTAGCTCGTGCACAACAAACTGCTGAAATCATCGCGAAGCAGCATGGCAACATCCCTTTATGGATAGATGCGCGTTTATGTGAAATTGGCACAGGCATGATAGAAGGAACAACAGAACAGGAGCGGATTGCAAAATGGGGCATCCATTGGCAAAATGTAGAGTTAGGAATAGAACCTGAACAAGAAGTTATCGCCCGCTGCGAAGCGTTTTTACAATATATACAGCAACAGTTTCCAACAGAATGCATACTCGTCGTCAGTCACGGCGATTTGCTCCAGCAATTTTTACAGCTCCTTTTACCTAAGCACAATCTCCCTCGCATGCATAACACCGCATTAACGGTAATTGAATTAACAAAATCAGAAAATAAGCTACTGCTATTTAATTATACGGGGCACTAA
- a CDS encoding CoA transferase subunit B produces the protein MRDSRQLIVARAVQEVKDGMYVNLGIGIPTLVADALPADVNVLLQSENGLLGIGPYPTDAEVDADLINAGKETVTAARGAAFFDSAASFAMIRGGHIDLAILGGMEVSQEGDLANWMIPGKMVKGMGGAMDLVVGAKRVVVIMEHVNKHGESKIKKECTLPLTGKAVVHRLITDLAVFDFTEEGMVLIEVQEGSSVQEVQEKTEADFIVAEHLQ, from the coding sequence ATGCGTGATAGTAGACAATTGATTGTAGCGCGTGCTGTACAAGAAGTGAAGGATGGCATGTATGTCAATTTAGGTATCGGCATTCCAACACTTGTCGCGGATGCTTTACCAGCAGATGTCAATGTATTATTACAATCAGAAAATGGTTTGCTAGGCATCGGACCTTATCCAACAGATGCGGAAGTTGATGCAGATTTAATTAATGCAGGAAAGGAAACGGTTACTGCTGCGCGCGGTGCTGCCTTCTTTGATAGTGCTGCGTCATTTGCGATGATTCGTGGGGGACATATTGATTTAGCCATTTTAGGTGGGATGGAAGTTTCACAGGAAGGCGATTTAGCGAATTGGATGATTCCTGGCAAAATGGTAAAGGGCATGGGTGGCGCAATGGATTTAGTTGTTGGCGCGAAGCGTGTCGTTGTTATTATGGAGCATGTCAATAAACATGGTGAGTCGAAAATTAAAAAAGAATGCACATTACCTTTAACAGGAAAGGCAGTTGTACATCGTCTAATTACGGATTTAGCGGTGTTTGATTTTACAGAAGAGGGTATGGTTTTAATTGAAGTGCAAGAAGGTAGTTCTGTACAAGAAGTTCAGGAAAAGACAGAGGCTGATTTCATAGTGGCTGAACATTTACAATAA
- a CDS encoding CoA transferase subunit A, which translates to MASNKIWSSFSEAVGDIRDGSTLIVGGFGLCGIPEKSIEALKDKGTKDLTVVSNNCGVDDWGLGLLLANKQIKKMVASYVGENKIFEQQFLSGELEVELTPQGTLAERIRAGGAGIPGFYTATGVGTPIAEGKEIKVFNGKEYLLEEGIVGDFALVKAWKADTMGNLVFRKTSRNFNPLAATAGKITIAEVEEIVEVGELDPDEIHTPGIYVQRVLLGENYEKRIERRVVKGDL; encoded by the coding sequence TTGGCTAGTAATAAAATATGGTCATCGTTTAGCGAGGCTGTGGGAGATATTAGGGATGGCAGCACGTTAATAGTTGGTGGCTTTGGTCTTTGTGGTATTCCTGAAAAATCAATTGAAGCGCTGAAGGATAAAGGGACAAAGGATTTAACAGTTGTTAGCAATAACTGTGGTGTAGATGATTGGGGGCTAGGGTTACTCCTTGCCAATAAGCAAATTAAAAAAATGGTCGCTTCTTATGTGGGAGAAAATAAAATTTTTGAGCAGCAATTTTTAAGTGGTGAGCTAGAGGTTGAACTGACACCACAGGGAACACTAGCAGAACGCATTCGTGCAGGTGGTGCAGGTATTCCAGGTTTTTATACGGCAACAGGGGTAGGAACACCAATTGCAGAAGGGAAAGAAATCAAAGTCTTCAACGGCAAAGAATATTTGCTCGAGGAAGGTATTGTCGGCGATTTTGCGCTAGTGAAGGCTTGGAAGGCTGATACAATGGGGAATTTAGTGTTCCGTAAAACATCACGCAATTTTAATCCACTTGCGGCAACAGCGGGAAAGATTACGATTGCAGAAGTGGAAGAAATCGTTGAGGTTGGTGAGCTTGATCCAGATGAAATCCATACACCGGGTATTTATGTACAGCGTGTTTTGCTAGGAGAAAACTATGAGAAACGCATCGAACGACGTGTTGTGAAGGGGGATCTTTGA
- a CDS encoding DUF4279 domain-containing protein — translation MRVQAYFHLLNKYESFPVEEVTKVLNLLPTFVNERQEMPLYTSIFCNFTNWQYGKEYNEFHNINDLLISLVEVLEPKMNLIKQLINKYKLTAEIAIVMGIDEGRMLSLMIDSRVCNFAAEINAGINIYSYEFESLIDSSLYLLN, via the coding sequence ATGAGAGTACAAGCTTATTTTCACTTGTTAAATAAGTATGAGAGCTTTCCAGTTGAGGAAGTGACAAAGGTTTTAAATCTACTTCCGACGTTTGTTAATGAACGACAAGAAATGCCTCTGTACACCTCGATATTCTGTAATTTCACCAATTGGCAATATGGAAAAGAATATAATGAATTTCATAATATAAATGATTTATTGATTTCGTTAGTTGAAGTACTTGAACCAAAAATGAATTTAATTAAACAGTTAATAAACAAGTATAAATTGACTGCGGAAATAGCAATCGTAATGGGTATAGATGAAGGACGTATGCTTAGTCTGATGATAGATTCAAGGGTTTGCAATTTTGCCGCTGAGATTAATGCAGGCATTAACATTTATTCTTATGAATTTGAAAGTTTAATAGATAGTAGTTTGTATTTGTTAAATTGA
- a CDS encoding helix-turn-helix domain-containing protein, protein MNYGSTLKVIRKNKGYSQQYLAKNILSQSSFSKFEHNQCDINFVAFHQLLEKLNMTYNEFSFIHEGFQNAKKTQLVQDFFSMPYNSKEELKRMLMAIEGYLQQNEDLLLEDLRLVCLALLHLRENLGMENARKLVTPIWTRMSALHNWYITDFRLLNSILYFFPTDIAIEISNNMLQRLKKYKKFEEVKNLKLTLCINLSLLLIKNKQYKEALQILNKLLNENLKIMPYQSLAVCLSRKEICLQKLKPSHETPYLSKAIELVKIYNDDSLLQTITLEFGQYIH, encoded by the coding sequence ATGAATTATGGTTCAACATTAAAAGTAATCCGAAAAAACAAAGGATATAGTCAACAATACTTAGCAAAAAATATTTTGTCTCAAAGCTCCTTTTCAAAGTTTGAACATAATCAATGTGATATTAATTTTGTAGCTTTTCATCAACTACTAGAAAAACTAAATATGACTTATAATGAATTCTCTTTTATTCATGAAGGCTTCCAAAATGCTAAAAAAACACAATTAGTACAAGACTTCTTCTCAATGCCCTATAATTCAAAAGAGGAATTAAAGAGAATGTTAATGGCGATAGAAGGCTATTTACAACAAAACGAAGATTTGTTATTAGAGGATTTGCGTTTAGTTTGTTTAGCATTATTGCATCTAAGAGAGAATCTTGGCATGGAAAATGCAAGGAAATTAGTAACTCCTATTTGGACACGTATGTCGGCTTTACATAATTGGTATATAACAGACTTTAGATTACTAAATTCTATTTTATATTTCTTTCCTACAGACATAGCTATCGAAATATCTAACAATATGTTGCAACGTTTGAAAAAATATAAGAAATTTGAAGAAGTAAAAAACTTAAAACTTACTTTGTGTATTAATCTATCTCTATTACTAATCAAAAATAAACAATATAAAGAAGCATTGCAGATTCTCAATAAATTATTAAATGAAAATCTAAAAATAATGCCCTATCAATCACTAGCAGTTTGTCTATCGAGAAAAGAAATATGCTTACAAAAACTAAAACCTTCTCACGAAACACCTTATTTATCCAAAGCAATTGAATTAGTTAAAATATATAATGATGACTCTTTACTTCAAACAATTACTTTAGAATTCGGGCAATATATACATTAA
- a CDS encoding ABC transporter permease: protein MNLAWKEMKRNKVRFIIVGSIVFLISFLTLIISGLANGLSQDNAALIRNLPNGQFYMTEKAEGSFNMSQIPQNIQDDLLQQHDNAVALSISMGFLNDIEEQQHGVAFTTATSSNLFPEIAQGEVVLDQSLQAKGVNIGDRLVSNQLNGELTVKGFVEEQKYSHAPVAFINQQDYQEMYRTNTMQLIFIPNSEVLVIDGLQAFTAKALLQSIPSYKAEQMSLNMIVSFLIIISGMLFAIFFYMMNVQKIGLYGILKAIGLKTVKLFQLIWTQMLVITIIALAFAIALSQAFVLLAPSEMPFHLSITTTLQLAGIFLVIGFIGATLSGLQIKQIEPLQAIQRGDG, encoded by the coding sequence ATGAATCTTGCTTGGAAGGAAATGAAACGAAATAAAGTGAGGTTTATTATTGTTGGTTCAATTGTTTTTCTTATCAGCTTTTTGACATTGATTATTTCGGGGTTGGCGAATGGTTTGTCACAGGACAATGCGGCGCTGATTAGAAATTTGCCGAATGGGCAATTTTATATGACGGAGAAGGCGGAGGGGTCATTCAATATGTCTCAAATCCCGCAAAATATACAGGATGATTTGCTTCAACAGCATGACAATGCGGTTGCCTTATCAATTTCAATGGGCTTTTTAAATGATATAGAGGAGCAGCAGCATGGTGTAGCCTTCACTACAGCGACGTCTTCAAATTTATTTCCAGAAATAGCGCAGGGAGAGGTTGTGCTTGATCAATCACTGCAAGCAAAAGGTGTAAATATAGGGGATCGCTTAGTAAGTAATCAATTGAATGGTGAGTTGACTGTGAAAGGCTTTGTTGAGGAGCAAAAATACAGTCATGCACCTGTTGCCTTTATTAATCAACAGGATTATCAAGAAATGTATCGCACAAATACGATGCAATTAATTTTTATCCCAAATAGTGAGGTACTTGTGATTGATGGATTGCAAGCATTTACTGCAAAAGCATTACTTCAAAGTATCCCAAGCTATAAAGCAGAGCAAATGTCTTTAAATATGATTGTAAGCTTTTTGATTATCATCAGCGGAATGCTATTCGCTATTTTCTTCTATATGATGAATGTACAAAAAATTGGCTTATACGGTATTTTAAAAGCAATCGGTTTAAAAACGGTTAAGCTATTCCAATTAATTTGGACACAAATGCTTGTAATTACTATCATTGCCCTTGCATTTGCAATTGCCTTAAGCCAGGCTTTTGTCTTGCTTGCGCCGAGCGAAATGCCCTTCCATTTATCAATTACTACTACGCTACAATTGGCTGGCATTTTTTTAGTAATCGGCTTCATAGGGGCAACGCTTTCTGGTTTGCAAATTAAACAAATTGAACCTTTACAGGCGATACAGCGGGGAGATGGATAA
- a CDS encoding ABC transporter ATP-binding protein, whose protein sequence is MALFTVTDVHKTFQMGEVKEEILKGVSLTLYPGEMTALVGSSGSGKSTLLTIAAGLQSASEGSIIFNEHDLATMNEEQIRQVRASEFGFVFQFAHLVPFLTVEEQLFLMLDVAEVKWAKTKQQQHIDHILSLIGMEHRKNMYPASLSGGEKQRVAIARAIIHQPKVLFADEPTASLDSTRSKEIMELLQSITKELNIATLIVTHDEEMLPYVNRIVKMVDGVVQ, encoded by the coding sequence ATGGCTTTATTTACAGTGACTGATGTACACAAAACGTTTCAAATGGGAGAAGTAAAAGAAGAAATATTAAAAGGAGTTAGTTTGACATTATATCCAGGTGAAATGACTGCTTTAGTAGGCTCATCTGGCTCAGGCAAAAGCACACTGCTCACAATTGCCGCTGGACTTCAATCTGCCTCTGAGGGAAGTATCATTTTTAATGAGCACGATTTAGCCACAATGAATGAAGAACAAATTCGTCAGGTGCGTGCTAGTGAGTTCGGCTTCGTCTTTCAATTTGCCCATCTTGTACCATTTTTAACTGTAGAGGAACAGCTCTTCCTTATGCTTGATGTAGCAGAAGTAAAATGGGCTAAGACTAAGCAACAGCAGCATATCGACCACATTTTATCATTGATTGGCATGGAACACCGAAAAAACATGTACCCTGCTTCACTGTCGGGTGGTGAAAAGCAACGTGTCGCAATTGCCCGTGCCATCATTCATCAGCCAAAGGTTTTATTTGCAGATGAGCCTACTGCTAGCTTAGATTCTACACGCTCGAAAGAAATAATGGAGCTACTGCAAAGCATCACAAAAGAGCTAAATATCGCTACATTAATCGTCACACACGATGAAGAAATGCTGCCATACGTTAATCGTATTGTGAAGATGGTTGATGGGGTTGTACAGTAA
- the hisD gene encoding histidinol dehydrogenase — protein MIYVKQAKSTTATSMNEVSTIVKDIIEDIKQNGDVAVLKYEEKFGSSNRPFRVTQEEIDNSIAQLSSDTKELIDRVVERVNAFAKAQLKCLQPLDADFGDGIRMGHKIVPIETIGAYIPGGRFPLLSSGPMVVAPAKVAGVKRIVACSPANYQGGIHPAVLYGLVKSGATDIFAIGGAQAIAAMAYGTETVPEVSMIAGPGNKFVAEAKKQVFGKVGIDLLAGPSEVMVFADEHGNALKITADLLAQAEHDPSARAIFVTNSMDVANRVVEQVHETLKEFSNDSPAHASWEDYGEVIVTDSIEEGIAVCNDYASEHLHVHVEEADKYTASLTNYGSLFIGEDSSVVFSDKVSGTNHTLPTLKAAKYTGGLWVGSYIKVLTHQKITGEGVQYLANHAAQQSEIEGLEGHKLSAAVRIK, from the coding sequence ATGATTTATGTGAAACAAGCCAAAAGCACAACTGCAACATCAATGAACGAAGTGTCTACAATTGTTAAGGATATTATTGAAGATATAAAGCAAAATGGGGATGTCGCAGTATTAAAATATGAGGAGAAATTTGGTTCTTCTAACAGACCATTTCGCGTAACGCAAGAGGAGATTGATAATAGCATTGCTCAACTCTCTAGTGACACAAAAGAATTAATTGATCGAGTAGTAGAACGGGTAAATGCCTTTGCTAAGGCGCAGCTAAAGTGCTTGCAGCCATTAGATGCAGATTTCGGTGATGGCATTAGAATGGGGCATAAAATCGTACCAATTGAAACAATTGGTGCATATATTCCGGGGGGACGCTTCCCATTACTTTCATCTGGCCCAATGGTGGTTGCGCCAGCAAAGGTAGCAGGTGTTAAGCGCATTGTTGCATGTAGCCCTGCAAACTATCAAGGAGGAATTCATCCTGCTGTTTTATACGGACTTGTCAAATCAGGTGCTACAGATATTTTTGCTATTGGCGGTGCACAAGCCATTGCTGCGATGGCTTATGGTACAGAAACAGTACCAGAAGTAAGCATGATTGCGGGTCCGGGAAATAAATTTGTAGCAGAAGCAAAAAAACAGGTTTTTGGGAAAGTAGGAATTGACTTACTTGCAGGTCCAAGTGAAGTTATGGTATTTGCTGATGAACATGGCAATGCATTAAAGATTACGGCTGATTTATTAGCGCAAGCCGAACATGACCCGAGTGCACGTGCGATATTTGTGACAAATTCGATGGATGTAGCAAATCGAGTAGTAGAACAAGTACATGAAACATTGAAGGAATTTTCAAATGATTCACCAGCACATGCTTCTTGGGAAGATTACGGTGAAGTCATTGTTACGGATTCAATCGAGGAAGGAATCGCGGTATGTAATGATTACGCAAGTGAGCATTTACATGTACATGTAGAAGAAGCTGATAAATATACGGCAAGTTTAACAAATTACGGTTCTTTATTTATTGGAGAGGATAGCTCAGTTGTATTCTCTGATAAAGTATCGGGAACAAATCATACACTGCCTACATTAAAAGCTGCTAAGTATACAGGCGGATTATGGGTAGGAAGCTATATTAAAGTATTAACGCATCAAAAAATAACCGGTGAAGGTGTCCAATACTTAGCGAATCACGCTGCACAGCAGTCTGAAATCGAAGGGTTAGAGGGGCACAAACTATCTGCAGCAGTTCGAATTAAATAA
- a CDS encoding aldehyde dehydrogenase family protein: MKKTQLWINGQWEPTDQTYELYAPFSGELLAHVAKATVSDVNRAIEGAQEAYQAFKQTSAYERSEILYKVVELLKMRKQEMVNILVKEAGKPAKAAIAEVERTISTYLFAAEGAKQPSGETVPLDAAPTGVGYMGYTKRVPLGVVSAITPFNFPFNLVAHKLGPAFAAGNTVVLKPANQTPMSALFMAEIFKEAGLPDGALQIVTGSGGELSEALTTHRYIKKVTFTGSEKVGLEIKEKVGLRKLTLELGSNSALIIEPSTPIQQIIQRAVNGAFNFAGQVCISLQRIYVHQSIYSQFVEAFVEETKKLVIGNPADGTTDISAMINPKEVQRLQSWLEEAKESGAQIIAGGTFTERIMTPTVVVNTSPNMKIVCQETFAPVVSIVPYKDLDEAIHLVNASNYGLNVGIYTQNLTDALYAADDIDTGSLIINDIPSFRVDNMPYGGVKQSGYGREGIKFAIEEMTNLKFIAVKKSL; the protein is encoded by the coding sequence ATGAAAAAGACACAGTTGTGGATTAATGGTCAATGGGAGCCGACAGACCAAACATATGAACTTTATGCACCATTTTCTGGTGAATTACTTGCACATGTAGCAAAAGCAACTGTTTCAGATGTTAATCGTGCAATAGAAGGAGCACAAGAAGCATATCAAGCATTTAAGCAAACAAGTGCATATGAACGTTCTGAAATATTGTATAAAGTAGTGGAACTACTGAAGATGCGTAAACAAGAAATGGTTAATATTTTAGTGAAGGAAGCTGGTAAACCTGCGAAAGCGGCAATAGCGGAAGTAGAGCGTACCATTTCAACTTATTTATTTGCCGCTGAAGGTGCTAAACAGCCTAGCGGTGAAACTGTCCCTTTGGATGCTGCACCAACGGGAGTTGGCTATATGGGCTATACAAAAAGAGTTCCTTTAGGCGTTGTTTCAGCCATTACGCCATTTAATTTTCCGTTTAATTTAGTAGCACATAAATTAGGACCTGCCTTTGCTGCGGGGAATACAGTTGTGTTAAAACCAGCAAATCAAACACCTATGAGCGCACTATTTATGGCGGAAATATTTAAAGAAGCTGGATTACCAGATGGGGCATTACAAATTGTTACTGGTTCAGGTGGAGAGTTGAGCGAAGCTTTGACTACTCATAGATACATTAAAAAGGTCACATTTACTGGTAGTGAAAAAGTCGGGTTGGAGATTAAAGAAAAAGTAGGCTTACGGAAGCTGACGTTAGAATTAGGTTCAAATTCTGCATTAATTATAGAGCCCAGTACCCCAATTCAACAGATTATTCAGCGAGCAGTAAATGGCGCATTTAATTTCGCAGGACAAGTATGTATTTCGTTACAAAGGATATATGTACATCAATCTATTTATTCACAATTTGTAGAAGCTTTCGTAGAAGAAACAAAAAAATTAGTTATTGGCAATCCGGCAGATGGGACTACTGATATATCAGCTATGATTAACCCAAAAGAAGTACAACGTTTGCAAAGTTGGTTAGAGGAAGCGAAGGAATCAGGGGCACAAATTATTGCTGGAGGGACTTTTACAGAGCGTATTATGACACCTACAGTCGTCGTTAATACTTCTCCAAACATGAAAATCGTATGCCAAGAAACATTTGCACCTGTCGTTTCAATTGTACCGTATAAGGATTTGGATGAGGCAATTCATCTAGTTAATGCTTCTAATTATGGATTGAATGTTGGCATCTATACGCAAAATTTAACAGATGCCCTGTATGCAGCTGATGACATTGATACGGGGTCATTGATTATTAATGATATTCCCTCTTTCCGTGTAGATAATATGCCGTATGGTGGCGTAAAGCAAAGTGGTTATGGGCGTGAAGGAATTAAATTTGCTATTGAAGAAATGACAAATTTGAAATTTATAGCAGTGAAAAAGAGTTTGTGA
- a CDS encoding ester cyclase, which translates to MEKENKQLEKQMEKEEVSNVKETMPATKKKYDHIIHYANTADVNMIDHRDDEDYISLESHQIKKQSMKGFNSEYNNIVDYIVKITRQIWKEKDIGLIYDTYSTSISVHKGLVNSHGINEVISGTLQTLQAFPDRKGLGWSVLWSGNDEDGFFTSHRGKSYATNAGDSAYGKATGKKVIFRTSADCLIKDNKIYEEWLVMDTYHLVQQLGIDPVEVAKKFAKSSVNLAPPIQFGLPETAEMGLPPKLLDIDLKNWEVGNFMLYMFNRIWDRRSINFVRECYEENAVVHYVCNKDVIGFNEIQGMYISLFASVPNAKLILERITCNKRDNDFNWDVAVRWRLQGVHEGLGYFGAPSGKFIEICGINHYKIRNKKIVEEHFLFDGIEVLRQIHTEVVNEDSGIIIEDGNFSGVS; encoded by the coding sequence ATGGAAAAAGAAAATAAACAGCTAGAAAAACAAATGGAAAAAGAAGAGGTGTCGAATGTGAAAGAAACTATGCCTGCAACGAAGAAAAAATATGACCATATCATTCATTATGCGAATACGGCAGATGTTAATATGATTGACCATCGAGATGATGAAGACTATATATCACTAGAAAGCCATCAAATCAAGAAACAGAGTATGAAAGGTTTTAATAGTGAGTACAACAATATCGTTGATTATATTGTTAAAATTACAAGACAAATCTGGAAAGAGAAGGATATTGGTCTTATTTATGACACATACAGTACTAGTATATCTGTCCATAAAGGTTTAGTGAATTCACATGGAATTAACGAAGTTATTTCGGGTACATTGCAAACGCTGCAAGCATTCCCAGACCGTAAAGGATTAGGCTGGAGCGTCTTGTGGTCTGGCAATGATGAAGATGGCTTTTTCACATCGCATCGAGGAAAATCCTATGCAACGAATGCTGGAGATAGTGCCTATGGCAAGGCTACAGGTAAAAAGGTGATATTTAGAACGAGCGCGGATTGCTTAATTAAGGATAATAAAATTTATGAAGAATGGCTCGTAATGGATACATATCATTTAGTGCAACAATTAGGTATTGATCCTGTAGAAGTAGCCAAGAAATTTGCAAAAAGCTCAGTTAATCTAGCACCTCCAATTCAATTTGGTTTACCGGAAACAGCAGAAATGGGATTGCCACCAAAATTATTAGATATAGATTTGAAAAATTGGGAAGTAGGCAATTTCATGCTTTACATGTTTAATCGAATTTGGGATCGACGCTCAATTAATTTTGTACGTGAATGTTATGAGGAAAATGCAGTTGTGCACTATGTATGTAATAAAGATGTAATAGGGTTCAATGAAATCCAAGGTATGTATATTAGCCTATTTGCATCTGTACCAAATGCCAAACTAATTTTAGAACGCATCACATGTAATAAACGCGATAACGACTTTAATTGGGATGTGGCAGTACGCTGGCGCTTACAAGGTGTACATGAAGGATTAGGTTATTTTGGTGCACCATCTGGAAAGTTTATCGAAATTTGTGGCATCAACCATTATAAAATCCGCAATAAAAAAATTGTAGAAGAGCATTTTTTATTTGATGGAATCGAAGTTTTACGACAAATTCATACTGAAGTAGTGAATGAAGATAGCGGCATTATTATTGAGGATGGCAATTTTTCTGGGGTATCTTAA
- a CDS encoding carbohydrate ABC transporter permease, producing the protein MTVVKSTNQKKFNMKNFLRYIGVCLVLIFLFLPILWIVMTAFKTENDSYNFTIFFQPVLDNFKFLFSQQFNLGKYYFNSIWIVFATLIITIPVSVLAAYSLSRFEIKGKQLIMFAILATQFIPLVVNLIPLFLIFRNLNLIDTTVALIIVNLGHTIPYAIWLIKGFIDRVPIDTEEAASIDGANRFQIITKILIPTALPGIITATVFCFVITWNEFMFALILTQREAVTLPIALSFFNGEKGVVWNQMAAAGIVFMLPTVIFMLLVRKQFVQGMTSGSVK; encoded by the coding sequence TTGACAGTTGTAAAATCGACAAATCAAAAAAAGTTCAACATGAAGAATTTCCTTAGATATATTGGTGTATGCCTTGTGCTTATTTTCTTGTTCTTACCTATATTATGGATTGTGATGACAGCTTTTAAGACAGAAAATGATTCATATAATTTTACGATATTTTTTCAGCCAGTTTTAGATAATTTTAAGTTTTTATTTAGCCAACAATTTAATTTAGGAAAGTACTATTTCAACAGTATATGGATTGTCTTTGCTACATTGATTATTACGATTCCAGTAAGTGTTTTAGCGGCATATAGTTTGTCTCGCTTTGAAATTAAAGGAAAACAATTAATTATGTTTGCTATTTTAGCTACACAATTTATTCCGCTAGTGGTGAATTTAATTCCATTATTCTTGATTTTCAGAAACCTAAATTTAATTGATACGACAGTCGCGCTTATCATTGTTAATCTGGGACATACAATCCCGTATGCTATTTGGTTAATCAAAGGCTTTATTGATCGCGTTCCCATTGATACGGAGGAGGCAGCATCGATTGATGGCGCGAATAGATTTCAGATTATTACCAAAATTCTGATACCTACCGCGCTACCTGGAATTATTACCGCCACAGTTTTCTGCTTTGTTATTACATGGAATGAGTTTATGTTTGCATTGATTTTAACACAAAGAGAGGCTGTTACTTTACCAATCGCATTATCATTCTTCAATGGAGAAAAAGGTGTTGTTTGGAATCAAATGGCGGCTGCAGGAATTGTCTTCATGCTACCAACAGTTATTTTCATGCTATTAGTGAGAAAACAGTTTGTACAAGGTATGACTTCAGGAAGTGTTAAATAA
- a CDS encoding carbohydrate ABC transporter permease produces MNKNLFKYLLLAPALLLILLITIYPLFNSFWISLHEWDLKKSVEMGNFVGLDNYMRAFTDKYFWNSVIITLIFVISTVVITLTLSFIVALLLSTDGKFMQFVRAIIIIPFAISPALVGYSWRFMLNPEYGLFHKIMGTFFPFLGDVVWLGSSVTSLLALISVTVWIWLPFMSLMFISGLIGISTEVYEAAKVDGATWVQTIFKITLPLMKPIILIASILMTMFTLKVFDPVVTLTQGGPGNSTEVLNFFIYKNAFRYFDMGYSSALGYILAMITIIFVVIYMRKLSKGDDWS; encoded by the coding sequence ATGAATAAAAATCTTTTTAAATATTTACTGTTGGCTCCAGCACTATTACTTATCTTATTAATTACAATTTATCCGTTATTTAATTCATTTTGGATTAGTCTTCATGAATGGGATTTGAAAAAATCCGTTGAAATGGGTAACTTTGTTGGATTGGATAACTATATGAGGGCGTTTACAGATAAATATTTTTGGAATAGTGTCATCATCACACTAATTTTTGTAATTAGTACCGTTGTAATTACATTGACGTTAAGCTTTATTGTTGCTCTGTTACTAAGCACTGATGGTAAGTTTATGCAGTTTGTACGTGCGATTATTATTATTCCATTTGCAATCAGCCCAGCATTAGTAGGTTATTCATGGAGATTTATGTTAAACCCGGAATATGGCCTATTCCATAAAATTATGGGGACATTTTTCCCCTTCTTAGGTGATGTTGTTTGGCTAGGCAGTAGTGTCACTTCTTTGTTGGCTTTAATATCGGTGACAGTATGGATTTGGCTACCATTTATGAGCTTAATGTTTATTAGTGGATTAATCGGTATTTCAACAGAGGTATATGAGGCAGCAAAAGTAGATGGAGCAACGTGGGTACAAACGATTTTCAAAATTACACTACCATTAATGAAGCCTATTATTTTAATTGCTTCTATTTTAATGACAATGTTCACACTAAAAGTATTTGATCCTGTTGTCACTTTAACGCAAGGAGGACCAGGTAACTCAACAGAGGTATTGAATTTCTTCATTTATAAAAATGCTTTCAGATACTTTGATATGGGGTATTCGTCAGCGCTAGGCTATATATTAGCAATGATTACAATTATTTTTGTAGTCATTTATATGAGAAAGCTAAGCAAAGGAGATGATTGGAGTTGA